The following coding sequences lie in one Arachis stenosperma cultivar V10309 chromosome 5, arast.V10309.gnm1.PFL2, whole genome shotgun sequence genomic window:
- the LOC130979224 gene encoding pentatricopeptide repeat-containing protein At3g02650, mitochondrial: protein MSSWRLILARNAAARNCIIASRIPNFPLSQSCIPNQPPLKPQPTPPSSTASPRSVSRFFLPNDFRFFSPKTDITFDDDPPQNDAVPLWNETEPQEAALDEGEGQLEIEEEIHEINDERLESLRVLLQSNDDRSFESSLNDMCLTLDHNSVARIIEIPSVSGENLVRFFNWARNDKSFKVSPSVLETVVSKVCQGMKKKEIYSLWDLVRHIGEEEKGVLNVGILNELISSLSKLGKGKAALEVFDKLEDFEIVPNADSYYFTVEALCRRKAFDLAWSVCRKMIDSQMVLEDVEKIGSMVSWFCKGKMAREAHEVYMAMEEKRKQLPLSCISFLVAKLCQENETVGLALKVLADIQGERRHRAIKPFSAVVRALCRIKDLDAAKKLVLEIIADGPPPGNAVFNFVITGYCKVGEMGQAMEMMKLLESRGLKPDLYAYAVLMSGYSNGGEMEESRKILEEAKKKHPKLTPVMYHTLVRGYCKLEQFDKALELLTEMKDFGIRPSADEYEKLIQSLCLKALDWEMAEKLQEEMKENGLHLKGITRALIRAVKEMEKEVLEAGNSGSAA, encoded by the coding sequence atgtcaTCGTGGAGATTGATCCTCGCAAGAAATGCTGCTGCACGCAACTGCATCATTGCGTCGCGAATCCCTAACTTCCCTCTCTCGCAATCTTGCATACCCAACCAACCTCCATTAAAGCCCCAACCAACTCCTCCCTCCTCCACCGCCTCTCCCCGTTCCGTTTCCCGTTTCTTCCTTCCCAATGACTTCCGTTTCTTCTCTCCTAAAACAGACATCACCTTCGACGACGACCCTCCGCAAAACGACGCCGTTCCGCTCTGGAATGAGACTGAACCACAAGAAGCCGCATTAGACGAAGGAGAAGGACaactagaaatagaagaagagattCACGAGATCAACGACGAGAGATTAGAATCCCTGCGGGTTCTTCTACAAAGTAATGACGACAGGTCGTTTGAGTCATCTCTTAACGACATGTGTTTAACTCTGGATCATAACTCCGTCGCCAGAATAATTGAAATCCCGTCCGTTTCGGGCGAGAATCTCGTTAGGTTTTTTAACTGGGCCCGGAACGACAAGTCGTTTAAGGTATCCCCCTCTGTGTTGGAAACAGTGGTGTCAAAGGTGTGCCAAGgtatgaagaagaaagagatatACTCTCTGTGGGATTTGGTTCGGCATATTGGTGAGGAAGAGAAGGGTGTGCTGAACGTAGGGATTCTCAACGAGTTGATATCTTCGCTGTCGAAATTGGGGAAAGGAAAGGCTGCACTCGAGGTCTTTGATAAATTGGAGGATTTCGAAATTGTGCCGAATGCTGACAGTTATTACTTCACGGTCGAAGCTCTTTGCCGGCGGAAAGCTTTCGATTTGGCTTGGTCCGTGTGTCGAAAGATGATTGATTCACAGATGGTGCTGGAAGATGTAGAGAAAATTGGTAGCATGGTGTCTTGGTTTTGTAAGGGGAAAATGGCCAGAGAAGCACATGAAGTGTATATGGCAATGGAAGAGAAAAGGAAGCAGTTACCTTTGTCTTGTATTAGCTTCTTGGTTGCCAAATTGTGTCAAGAGAATGAGACTGTTGGATTGGCTTTGAAGGTGTTGGCGGATATACAAGGAGAGAGGAGGCACCGTGCGATAAAGCCTTTTTCCGCAGTGGTTAGAGCTTTGTGTAGGATTAAGGATCTCGATGCAGCAAAGAAGTTGGTTTTGGAAATTATTGCAGATGGTCCACCTCCTGGAAATGCTGTTTTCAACTTTGTGATTACTGGATATTGCAAAGTTGGGGAAATGGGACAAGCTATGGAGATGATGAAGCTCTTGGAGAGTAGGGGTTTGAAGCCGGATCTGTACGCTTATGCTGTTCTTATGAGTGGCTATTCAAATGGTGGTGAGATGGAAGAATCTAGGAAAATATTGGAAGAGGCTAAAAAGAAGCATCCTAAGTTAACCCCTGTGATGTATCACACACTAGTTCGTGGATATTGTAAGTTGGAACAGTTTGATAAGGCTTTGGAGTTGTTGACTGAGATGAAGGATTTTGGCATTCGCCCTAGTGCAGATGAATACGAGAAGCTGATCCAGTCGCTATGTTTGAAGGCTTTGGATTGGGAAATGGCGGAAAAACTACAGGAGGAAATGAAAGAGAATGGGTTGCATCTCAAGGGTATCACTAGGGCCTTGATTAGGGCCGTCAAGGAGATGGAAAAAGAAGTTTTGGAGGCTGGAAACTCTGGTTCAGCAGCATAA